A stretch of the Mycobacterium shigaense genome encodes the following:
- the echA20 gene encoding (7aS)-7a-methyl-1,5-dioxo-2,3,5,6,7,7a-hexahydro-1H-indene-carboxyl-CoA hydrolase, which translates to MTITSTSTEPGIVAVTVDYPPVNAIPSRGWFELADTITAAGNDPATHVVILRAEGRGFNAGVDIKEMQRTEGFTALIDANRGCFAAFRAVYECAVPVVTAVNGFCVGGGIGLVGNSDVIVASDDATFGLPEVERGALGAATHLSRLVPQHLMRRLFFTAATVDATTLHHFGSVHEVVPRGELDEAALRVARDIAAKDTRVIRAAKEALNLIDVQRVNSSYRMEQGFTFELNLAGVADEHRDAFAGTKKGEKS; encoded by the coding sequence TTGACCATTACATCCACCAGCACAGAGCCGGGCATAGTCGCGGTCACCGTCGACTATCCGCCCGTGAATGCCATTCCGTCGCGCGGCTGGTTCGAGCTCGCGGACACGATCACGGCCGCCGGCAACGATCCCGCAACGCACGTGGTGATCCTGCGCGCCGAGGGCCGGGGCTTCAATGCCGGCGTCGACATCAAGGAGATGCAGCGCACCGAGGGCTTCACCGCGCTCATCGACGCCAACCGCGGCTGCTTCGCGGCCTTCCGCGCCGTCTACGAGTGCGCGGTCCCAGTCGTCACGGCGGTCAACGGATTTTGCGTGGGCGGCGGCATCGGCCTGGTCGGCAACTCCGACGTCATCGTGGCTTCCGACGACGCCACCTTCGGTCTGCCGGAGGTGGAGCGCGGCGCGCTCGGCGCGGCGACGCACCTGTCGCGGTTGGTCCCCCAGCACCTGATGCGACGGCTGTTCTTCACCGCGGCCACCGTGGACGCCACCACCTTGCACCACTTCGGCTCGGTGCACGAGGTCGTCCCCCGCGGCGAGCTCGACGAGGCCGCGTTGCGGGTGGCCCGTGACATCGCCGCCAAGGACACCCGGGTCATCCGCGCCGCCAAGGAGGCGCTGAACCTGATCGACGTGCAGCGGGTCAACTCGAGTTACCGCATGGAACAAGGGTTTACGTTCGAGCTGAACCTCGCCGGCGTTGCCGACGAACACCGCGACGCGTTCGCCGGCACGAAGAAGGGTGAGAAGTCTTGA
- the ipdA gene encoding cholesterol ring-cleaving hydrolase subunit IpdA produces MSDKRITLEEAVAQVRSGMTVGIGGWGSRRKPMAFVRALLRTDVTDLTVVTYGGPDLGLLCSAGKVKRVYYGFVSLDSPPFYDPWFAKARTTGSIEAREMDEGMLRCGLQAAAQRLSFLPIRAGLGSSVPDFWEGELATVTSPYPAPGGGHETLIAMPALNLDAAFVHLNLGDSQGNAAYTGIDPYFDDLFLMAAEKRFLSVERVVSTEDLVKAVPPQALLVNRMMVDGVVEAPNGAHFTTAAPDYGRDEKFQRHYAEAASTAEGWQQFVATYLSGDEAEYQAAVRKFAEEAAK; encoded by the coding sequence TTGAGCGACAAAAGGATCACGCTCGAGGAGGCTGTCGCCCAAGTCCGCAGCGGTATGACCGTCGGCATCGGCGGCTGGGGGTCGCGGCGCAAGCCGATGGCGTTCGTGCGCGCGCTGTTGCGCACCGACGTCACCGACCTGACCGTCGTGACCTATGGCGGCCCCGACCTCGGGCTGCTCTGCTCGGCGGGCAAGGTGAAGCGGGTCTACTACGGGTTCGTCTCGCTGGATTCGCCGCCCTTCTACGATCCGTGGTTCGCCAAGGCGCGCACCACCGGATCGATCGAGGCCCGCGAGATGGACGAGGGCATGCTGCGTTGCGGGTTGCAGGCCGCCGCACAGCGACTGTCCTTCTTGCCGATCCGGGCCGGGCTGGGCAGTTCGGTGCCGGACTTCTGGGAGGGCGAACTGGCCACCGTCACCAGCCCCTACCCGGCACCGGGCGGTGGTCACGAGACGCTGATCGCCATGCCGGCGCTGAACCTGGACGCCGCCTTCGTACACCTAAATCTCGGTGACAGCCAAGGCAATGCCGCATACACCGGTATCGATCCCTATTTCGACGACCTGTTCCTGATGGCCGCCGAGAAGCGCTTTCTTTCCGTCGAGCGGGTGGTGTCGACCGAAGACTTGGTCAAGGCCGTGCCGCCGCAGGCGTTGCTGGTGAATCGGATGATGGTCGACGGTGTGGTGGAAGCGCCCAATGGCGCCCACTTCACCACCGCGGCACCGGATTACGGGCGTGACGAGAAGTTCCAGCGACACTACGCCGAGGCCGCCTCGACAGCAGAGGGCTGGCAGCAGTTCGTCGCGACCTACCTGTCCGGCGACGAAGCCGAATACCAAGCGGCCGTCCGCAAGTTCGCAGAGGAGGCGGCCAAGTGA
- the ipdB gene encoding cholesterol ring-cleaving hydrolase subunit IpdB has protein sequence MTESTRAEVCAVACAELFRDAGEIMVSPMANMVSVGARLARLTFAPDILLTDGEAQLLADTPALGKTGPVEGWMPFGRVFETLAWGRRHVVMGANQVDRYGNQNLSAFGPLQHPTRQMFGVRGAPGNAINHATSYWVGNHSKRVFCDQVDIVCGIGTDKVDRDNPAFRFANVYRVVSNLGVFDFEGPGGTMRALSLHPGVTADDVREATSFEINGLDSAEESRLPTDDELRLIREVIDPKALRDREIRS, from the coding sequence GTGACCGAGAGCACCCGAGCGGAGGTCTGCGCGGTCGCCTGCGCCGAATTGTTCCGGGACGCGGGCGAGATCATGGTCAGCCCGATGGCGAACATGGTCTCCGTCGGCGCGCGGCTGGCCCGGCTGACGTTCGCCCCGGACATCCTGCTGACGGACGGCGAGGCGCAGTTGCTCGCGGACACGCCGGCGCTGGGCAAGACCGGCCCGGTCGAAGGCTGGATGCCGTTCGGCCGGGTCTTCGAGACGCTGGCCTGGGGACGGCGGCACGTGGTGATGGGCGCCAATCAGGTTGACCGCTATGGCAACCAGAATCTATCGGCGTTCGGTCCGCTGCAGCACCCCACCCGGCAGATGTTCGGCGTGCGGGGCGCGCCCGGCAACGCGATCAACCACGCGACCAGCTACTGGGTCGGCAACCACTCCAAGCGGGTGTTCTGCGACCAGGTCGACATCGTCTGCGGCATCGGCACCGACAAGGTGGACAGGGACAATCCGGCGTTCCGGTTCGCGAACGTCTACCGGGTGGTCTCCAACCTCGGCGTGTTCGACTTCGAGGGCCCCGGCGGCACCATGCGGGCCCTGAGTTTGCATCCCGGCGTCACGGCCGACGACGTCCGCGAAGCGACGTCGTTCGAGATCAATGGCCTCGACTCCGCCGAGGAATCCCGGCTACCGACCGACGACGAGCTGCGCTTGATCCGCGAGGTCATCGATCCGAAAGCGCTGCGCGACCGAGAGATACGATCATGA
- the ipdC gene encoding (3aS,4S,5R,7aS)-5-hydroxy-7a-methyl-1-oxo-octahydro-1H-indene-4-carboxyl-CoA dehydrogenase — translation MAVKLRTPLTELVGVEHPVVQTGMGWVAGARLVAATANAGGLGILASATMTLDELATAIGKVKAATDKPFGVNMRADAADAGDRVELMIREGVKVASFALAPKQELIARLKEAGCVVIPSIGAAKHARKVASWGADAMIVQGGEGGGHTGPVATTLLLPSVLDAVKGTGIPVIAAGGFFDGRGLAAALSYGAAGVAMGTRFLLTSDSTVPDSVKRRYLESALDGTVVTTRVDGMPHRVLRTELVEKLESSSPIRGLTAAVRNAAKFKQMSQMTWRSMISDGLAMRHGKELTWSQVVMAANTPMLLKAGLVEGNTEAGVLASGQVAGILEDLPSCAELIESIVRDAIEHLRAASALVVD, via the coding sequence GTGGCTGTGAAGCTGCGTACGCCGCTGACCGAGCTGGTCGGTGTCGAGCACCCGGTCGTGCAGACCGGGATGGGCTGGGTGGCCGGGGCGCGGCTGGTGGCGGCCACGGCCAACGCCGGCGGGCTGGGCATCCTGGCGTCGGCCACCATGACCCTGGACGAGTTGGCGACGGCGATCGGCAAGGTGAAGGCCGCCACCGACAAACCCTTCGGGGTCAACATGCGCGCCGACGCCGCCGACGCCGGCGACCGGGTCGAGCTGATGATCCGCGAGGGCGTGAAGGTGGCGTCGTTCGCGCTGGCCCCGAAGCAGGAGCTGATCGCCCGGCTGAAAGAGGCGGGCTGCGTGGTCATTCCGTCGATCGGAGCCGCCAAGCACGCGCGCAAGGTCGCGAGCTGGGGCGCCGACGCGATGATCGTGCAGGGCGGCGAGGGCGGCGGCCACACCGGCCCCGTCGCCACGACGCTGCTGCTGCCGTCGGTGCTGGACGCGGTCAAGGGCACCGGCATCCCGGTGATCGCGGCGGGCGGCTTCTTCGACGGACGCGGGCTGGCCGCGGCGTTGTCCTACGGCGCGGCCGGTGTCGCGATGGGCACCCGCTTCCTGCTCACCTCGGATTCGACCGTGCCCGATTCGGTCAAGAGACGCTATCTGGAGTCAGCGCTCGACGGCACCGTCGTCACTACCCGCGTCGACGGTATGCCGCACCGGGTGCTGCGCACCGAGCTGGTCGAGAAGCTGGAAAGCAGTTCGCCTATCAGGGGTCTCACCGCGGCGGTGCGCAATGCGGCAAAGTTCAAGCAGATGTCGCAGATGACCTGGCGGTCGATGATCTCCGACGGCCTGGCGATGCGGCACGGCAAGGAGCTGACCTGGTCGCAGGTGGTGATGGCGGCCAACACGCCGATGTTGCTGAAAGCCGGCCTGGTCGAAGGCAATACGGAGGCCGGGGTACTGGCCTCCGGGCAGGTGGCCGGCATCCTCGAGGATCTGCCCTCGTGCGCGGAGCTGATCGAGTCGATCGTGCGCGACGCGATCGAGCACCTGCGGGCGGCGTCAGCGCTGGTGGTGGACTAA
- a CDS encoding APC family permease gives MSAATTEPVAVPSAACADPNITKLGQFSVILLGINSILGAGIFLTPGAVVKIAGPLAPVAYVVAALFAGVLAMVFATAARYVKTNGASYAYTTAAFGQKLGIYAGVTHAVAASIAWGILSSFFVSTLLVVIFPHTGWAEGTAVISVKTLGFLICIAVLLLINTFGNRLIAWANAISTIGKVSALTLFIVGGLWIIVTEHLNNYRSSSAQDVYQPESYAPFGAVDLGQNAVTTLVLATIAALYAFTGFESIANAAEEMKDPERTLPRAIPVAIATVAVAYTLAVVVGMTLGAGEIAHSQQIVKLPAAIGDDVFRTIITIGALVSMFGINLAGSAVSEEPLRRAHRRVRPDSDTGHRISARPAFRMMSISRAWQ, from the coding sequence ATGAGCGCAGCCACCACGGAGCCCGTGGCCGTGCCATCGGCGGCTTGCGCAGACCCCAACATCACCAAGCTGGGACAGTTCAGCGTCATCCTTCTGGGCATCAACTCGATCCTCGGCGCAGGAATCTTCCTCACTCCTGGCGCCGTGGTCAAGATCGCCGGGCCGCTGGCGCCCGTGGCCTACGTCGTCGCGGCGTTGTTCGCCGGAGTGCTGGCCATGGTGTTCGCAACCGCTGCCCGCTACGTCAAAACCAACGGCGCGTCCTACGCTTACACCACCGCCGCATTCGGCCAGAAACTAGGGATCTACGCCGGGGTCACGCACGCCGTTGCCGCCTCGATCGCCTGGGGAATCCTCTCGTCCTTCTTCGTCTCGACCCTGCTCGTTGTGATTTTCCCGCACACCGGGTGGGCCGAAGGTACCGCGGTGATATCTGTCAAGACGCTGGGGTTTCTCATCTGCATCGCGGTGCTGCTGCTGATCAACACGTTCGGAAACCGGTTGATCGCTTGGGCTAACGCCATTTCCACAATCGGCAAGGTTTCGGCGCTTACCCTCTTCATCGTTGGCGGCCTATGGATCATCGTCACCGAGCACCTCAATAACTACCGTTCCTCGAGCGCCCAAGATGTTTATCAGCCGGAATCGTATGCGCCGTTCGGTGCGGTGGACTTGGGACAAAACGCCGTGACAACGCTGGTTCTTGCCACCATCGCCGCCCTGTACGCCTTCACCGGGTTCGAGTCGATCGCTAATGCCGCCGAGGAAATGAAGGATCCGGAACGCACCCTTCCGCGCGCGATTCCGGTGGCTATCGCGACGGTGGCGGTCGCCTACACACTGGCGGTCGTGGTGGGCATGACGTTGGGTGCGGGCGAGATCGCTCATTCCCAACAGATCGTGAAACTTCCGGCGGCGATCGGCGATGACGTCTTCCGAACGATCATCACCATCGGCGCACTGGTGTCGATGTTCGGCATAAACCTAGCCGGCTCGGCTGTCAGCGAAGAACCGCTTCGGCGTGCCCACCGTCGCGTTCGGCCTGACAGCGACACTGGCCATCGCATTTCCGCTCGCCCTGCATTTCGCATGATGTCCATCTCACGGGCCTGGCAGTGA
- the fadA6 gene encoding steroid 3-ketoacyl-CoA thiolase FadA6: MAEAYVVDAVRTAVGKRNGALAGIHPVDLGAYAWRGLLDRVDIDPAAVEDVIAGCVDAIGGQAGNVARLSWLAAGYPEEVPGVTVDRQCGSSQQAISFGAQAILSGTADVIVAGGMQNMSWIPISSAMTVGEQFGFTSPTNESKQWLHRYGDQEISQFRGSELIAEKWNISREEMERYALASHERAFAAIRGGHFDNEIITVETESGPFRVDEGPRESSLEKMAGLKTLVDGGRLTAAMASQISDGASAVLLASEQAVKDHNLTPRARIHHISARAADPVFMLTGPIPATRYALEKTGLSIDEIDTVEINEAFAPVVISWLKEIKADPERVNPNGGAIALGHPLGATGAKLFTTMLNELERIGGRYGLQTMCEGGGTANVTIIERL, encoded by the coding sequence ATGGCTGAGGCGTATGTCGTTGACGCTGTGCGTACCGCGGTTGGCAAACGCAATGGAGCACTGGCCGGGATCCATCCGGTCGACCTCGGTGCTTATGCGTGGCGCGGGCTGCTCGACCGGGTCGACATCGATCCCGCCGCTGTCGAAGACGTGATCGCCGGTTGCGTGGATGCCATTGGGGGACAGGCGGGTAACGTCGCCCGCCTGTCGTGGTTGGCCGCGGGCTACCCCGAAGAGGTCCCCGGTGTCACGGTGGACCGGCAGTGTGGCTCCAGTCAGCAGGCGATTTCCTTTGGTGCACAGGCGATCCTGTCCGGAACGGCCGACGTCATCGTGGCTGGCGGCATGCAGAACATGAGTTGGATCCCCATTTCGTCGGCGATGACGGTGGGCGAGCAGTTCGGTTTCACCTCGCCCACCAACGAATCCAAACAGTGGCTGCACCGCTACGGCGACCAGGAGATCTCGCAGTTCCGCGGCTCGGAGTTGATCGCCGAGAAGTGGAACATCTCGCGCGAGGAGATGGAGCGCTACGCGCTGGCCAGTCACGAGCGCGCATTCGCGGCGATTCGCGGCGGCCACTTCGACAACGAAATCATCACCGTGGAAACCGAATCCGGGCCGTTCCGCGTCGACGAGGGTCCGCGTGAGTCGTCGCTGGAGAAGATGGCCGGCCTCAAGACGCTGGTCGACGGCGGCCGGCTGACCGCGGCGATGGCCAGCCAGATCTCCGACGGCGCCAGCGCAGTGCTGCTGGCCTCCGAGCAGGCTGTCAAGGACCACAACCTGACGCCGCGGGCCCGCATTCACCACATCAGCGCCCGCGCCGCCGACCCGGTGTTCATGCTCACCGGGCCCATCCCCGCCACCCGCTACGCGCTGGAGAAGACCGGCCTGTCGATCGATGAGATCGACACCGTGGAGATCAACGAGGCGTTCGCCCCCGTCGTCATCTCCTGGCTCAAGGAGATCAAGGCCGACCCCGAGAGGGTCAACCCCAACGGCGGCGCGATCGCCCTGGGCCACCCGCTGGGCGCCACCGGCGCCAAGCTGTTCACGACGATGCTCAACGAGCTCGAGCGCATCGGCGGTCGCTACGGTCTGCAGACGATGTGCGAGGGCGGCGGCACGGCCAACGTCACGATCATCGAACGGCTGTAA
- the kstR2 gene encoding TetR family transcriptional regulator KstR2, which yields MDRVTGQANSRRDELLELAASMFAERGLRATTVRDIADGAGILSGSLYHHFASKEEMVDELLRGFLDWLFARYNEIIDSESNPLERLKGLFMASFEAIEDRHAQVVIYQDEAQRLLSQPRFSYIEDMNRQQRKMWVELLNQGVDDGCFRPDLDVDLVYRFIRDTTWVSVRWYRPGGPLTAKQVGEQYLAIVLGGITKEGV from the coding sequence GTGGATCGAGTGACCGGTCAGGCCAACAGCCGACGAGACGAGCTGCTCGAGCTCGCCGCGTCGATGTTCGCCGAGCGCGGGTTGCGCGCCACCACCGTGCGCGACATCGCCGACGGCGCTGGCATTCTGTCCGGCAGCCTGTACCACCACTTCGCGTCCAAAGAGGAGATGGTCGACGAGCTGCTGCGCGGTTTCCTCGACTGGCTCTTCGCCCGCTACAACGAGATCATCGACAGCGAGTCCAATCCGCTGGAGCGACTCAAGGGGCTGTTCATGGCCTCGTTCGAGGCGATCGAGGATCGGCACGCGCAGGTCGTCATCTACCAGGACGAGGCCCAGCGACTGCTCTCCCAACCGCGGTTCTCCTACATCGAGGATATGAATCGGCAACAACGCAAGATGTGGGTCGAGTTGCTGAATCAGGGCGTCGACGATGGCTGCTTCCGGCCCGACCTCGACGTCGACCTTGTCTACCGGTTCATCCGCGACACCACCTGGGTGTCGGTGCGCTGGTATCGACCCGGCGGCCCGCTCACCGCGAAGCAGGTCGGTGAGCAATACCTCGCCATCGTGCTTGGCGGAATTACCAAAGAAGGAGTCTGA
- the ipdF gene encoding (5R,7aS)-5-hydroxy-7a-methyl-1-oxo-2,3,5,6,7,7a-hexahydro-1H-indene-carboxyl-CoA reductase has translation MSLSKAPKEIAGHGLLQGKVVVVTAAAGTGIGAATARRALVEGADVVISDHHERRLGETAVELAALGLGRVESVLCDVTATAQVDALIDSTTARMGRLDVLINNAGLGGQTPVVDMTDEEWDRVVNVTLTSVLRATRAALRYFRAAPHGGVIVNNASVLGWRAQHSQSHYAAAKAGVMALTRCSAIEAAEYGVRINAVSPSIARHKFLEKTSSSELLDRLSAGEAFGRAAEPWEVAATIAFLASEYSSYLTGEVISVSSQHP, from the coding sequence ATGAGTCTGTCCAAGGCTCCGAAAGAGATTGCCGGACATGGACTTCTGCAGGGCAAGGTGGTAGTCGTCACCGCGGCCGCCGGCACCGGCATCGGCGCGGCGACAGCGCGTCGGGCACTGGTCGAAGGAGCCGACGTGGTGATCTCCGACCATCACGAACGACGGCTAGGGGAGACCGCCGTGGAACTGGCCGCGCTGGGCCTCGGCCGCGTCGAATCAGTGCTGTGCGACGTGACCGCGACCGCCCAGGTCGACGCGCTGATCGATTCGACCACCGCCCGGATGGGCCGGCTGGACGTGCTGATCAACAACGCCGGACTCGGTGGCCAGACCCCCGTCGTCGACATGACCGACGAGGAGTGGGACCGCGTCGTGAATGTGACGCTGACGTCGGTGTTGCGTGCCACCCGTGCGGCGCTGCGCTACTTCCGCGCGGCACCACACGGCGGGGTCATCGTCAACAATGCCAGCGTGCTGGGCTGGCGAGCCCAGCACTCGCAGTCGCACTATGCTGCCGCCAAGGCCGGCGTGATGGCGTTGACCCGTTGCAGCGCAATAGAAGCCGCAGAGTACGGGGTGCGCATCAACGCGGTCTCGCCGAGCATCGCCCGCCACAAGTTCCTGGAGAAGACGTCGTCGTCCGAATTGCTGGACCGGCTGTCGGCGGGCGAGGCGTTCGGGCGAGCCGCCGAGCCGTGGGAAGTCGCGGCCACCATCGCATTCTTGGCCAGCGAGTACTCCAGCTACCTCACCGGCGAAGTGATCTCGGTCTCCAGCCAGCACCCGTGA
- the ipdE1 gene encoding acyl-CoA dehydrogenase IpdE1: MQDVEEFRAEVRSWLADNLVGEYAALKGLGGPGREHEAFEERRAWNQHLAKAGLTCLGWPVEHGGRGLSTAHRVAFYEEYARANAPDKVNHFGEELLGPTLIAFGTPEQQQRFLPRILDVTELWSQGYSEPGAGSDLANVATTAELDGDQWVINGQKVWTSLAHWAQWCFVVARTEKGSKRHAGLSYLLVPLDQPGVEIRPIIQLTGDSEFNEVFFDDARTEAHLVVGEPGDGWRVAMGTLTFERGVSTLGQQIRYARELSNLAEVAQRTGAADDPFIRERLTRAWTGLRAMRSYALATMDVEQPGQDNVSKLLWANWHRALGELAMDVIGKPGLTLPDGEFDEWQRLFLFTRADTIYGGSNEIQRNIIAERVLGLPREVKG; encoded by the coding sequence ATGCAGGACGTCGAGGAGTTCCGGGCGGAGGTCCGCAGTTGGCTCGCCGACAATCTGGTCGGTGAATACGCAGCTCTGAAGGGCCTCGGCGGGCCCGGTCGCGAACACGAGGCATTCGAAGAACGCCGCGCATGGAACCAGCATCTCGCCAAGGCCGGACTGACCTGCCTGGGGTGGCCGGTTGAGCACGGCGGTCGCGGCCTGTCCACGGCGCACCGGGTGGCCTTCTACGAGGAGTACGCCCGGGCCAACGCGCCGGACAAGGTCAACCACTTCGGCGAGGAGCTGCTGGGCCCGACGCTGATCGCGTTCGGGACGCCCGAACAGCAGCAGCGGTTCCTACCGCGCATCCTCGACGTCACCGAGCTGTGGAGCCAGGGATACTCGGAGCCGGGCGCCGGCAGCGACCTGGCCAACGTGGCGACCACGGCCGAACTCGACGGCGACCAATGGGTGATCAATGGCCAGAAGGTGTGGACGTCGCTGGCGCACTGGGCGCAGTGGTGCTTTGTGGTTGCGCGCACCGAAAAGGGCTCCAAGCGGCACGCCGGGCTGTCATATCTGCTGGTCCCGCTGGATCAGCCGGGCGTGGAGATCCGCCCGATCATCCAGCTGACCGGCGACTCGGAATTCAACGAGGTCTTCTTCGACGATGCCCGCACGGAGGCTCACCTGGTGGTCGGCGAGCCCGGCGACGGCTGGCGAGTCGCTATGGGAACGCTCACGTTCGAGCGCGGGGTGTCGACGCTCGGGCAGCAGATCCGTTACGCCCGTGAGCTTTCCAACCTGGCCGAGGTCGCGCAGCGCACCGGCGCCGCCGACGATCCGTTCATCCGGGAGCGGTTGACCCGGGCCTGGACTGGCCTGCGGGCCATGCGCAGCTACGCCCTGGCCACCATGGACGTCGAGCAGCCCGGACAGGACAACGTGTCGAAGTTGTTGTGGGCCAACTGGCATCGCGCTCTGGGTGAGTTGGCGATGGACGTCATCGGCAAGCCGGGACTGACACTGCCCGACGGCGAGTTCGACGAGTGGCAACGCCTGTTTCTGTTCACCCGCGCCGACACCATCTACGGCGGGTCCAACGAGATCCAGCGCAACATCATCGCCGAGCGGGTGCTCGGCTTACCTCGAGAGGTGAAGGGATGA
- the fadD3 gene encoding 3-((3aS,4S,7aS)-7a-methyl-1,5-dioxo-octahydro-1H-inden-4-yl)propanoate--CoA ligase FadD3 yields the protein MTNDPRTVPAALDRLALQLPDHDALLTGDRSFTAATLRDEVHRAAAALIALGVRAGDRVAIWSPNTWHWVVACLAIHHAGAAMVPLNTRYTASEAGDILARTAAPVLFAMGQFLGHDRVADLDRTALPALRHIVRIPIEADDPVRGTWDEFIARGTHLDAVEARAAAVSPDDLSDILFTSGTTGRSKGVLCAHRQSLAASASWAANGKISSDDRYLCINPFFHNFGYKAGILACLQTGATLIPHLTFDPLRTLQAIEEHRITVLPGPPTIYQMLLDHPARRDYDLSSLRFAVTGAATVPVVLVERMQSELDIDIVLTAYGLTEANGMGTSCRADDDAVTVATTCGRPFADFELRIESSAPGESGEVLLRGPNVMLGYLDDPAATAAAIDADGWLHTGDIGWVDEAGNLRITDRLKDMYICGGFNVYPAEIEQVLARLDGVADAAVIGVPDERLGEVGRAFVVLLPGATLDEQSVIAYTREHLANFKAPRSVRFVDELPRNAGGKVLKPQLRELA from the coding sequence ATGACCAACGATCCGCGCACCGTGCCGGCGGCGCTGGATCGTCTCGCGCTCCAACTGCCCGACCACGACGCCCTGCTGACCGGCGATCGCTCCTTCACCGCGGCCACGCTGCGCGACGAGGTGCACCGCGCGGCGGCCGCGCTGATCGCGCTCGGCGTCCGAGCCGGCGACCGGGTCGCCATCTGGTCGCCCAACACCTGGCACTGGGTCGTGGCCTGCCTGGCGATCCACCACGCCGGGGCCGCGATGGTCCCGCTGAACACCCGCTACACGGCATCCGAGGCCGGCGACATCCTGGCGCGCACCGCTGCGCCCGTGCTGTTCGCGATGGGTCAGTTCCTCGGCCACGACCGCGTCGCGGACCTCGACCGCACCGCGCTGCCGGCGCTGCGGCACATCGTGCGGATACCGATCGAGGCCGACGATCCGGTACGAGGCACCTGGGACGAGTTCATCGCCCGCGGCACCCATCTCGATGCGGTGGAGGCCCGCGCCGCGGCGGTCTCGCCCGACGACCTCAGCGACATCCTGTTCACCTCCGGCACCACCGGTCGTAGCAAGGGAGTGCTCTGCGCGCACCGGCAATCGCTGGCAGCGTCGGCGTCCTGGGCTGCCAACGGCAAGATCAGCAGCGACGACCGCTACTTGTGCATCAACCCGTTCTTCCACAACTTCGGTTACAAGGCGGGCATTCTTGCCTGCCTGCAGACCGGCGCGACGCTGATTCCGCACCTGACGTTCGACCCGCTGCGCACGCTGCAGGCCATCGAGGAGCATCGAATCACCGTATTACCCGGGCCGCCAACGATTTACCAGATGCTGCTCGACCATCCGGCGCGCCGTGACTACGACCTGAGCTCGCTGCGCTTCGCGGTGACGGGCGCGGCGACCGTGCCGGTGGTGTTGGTGGAGCGAATGCAATCCGAGCTCGACATCGACATCGTGCTGACCGCCTACGGCCTGACCGAGGCCAACGGCATGGGCACGTCGTGTCGCGCCGACGACGACGCGGTGACGGTCGCAACCACCTGCGGGCGACCGTTCGCGGATTTCGAATTGCGTATCGAGTCAAGTGCTCCCGGGGAATCGGGCGAAGTGCTGCTGCGCGGGCCGAACGTGATGCTGGGCTACCTGGACGACCCCGCCGCAACGGCCGCGGCCATCGACGCCGACGGCTGGCTGCACACCGGCGACATCGGATGGGTCGACGAGGCCGGCAATCTGCGCATCACCGACCGGCTCAAGGACATGTACATCTGCGGCGGCTTCAACGTCTACCCGGCCGAGATCGAGCAGGTACTCGCGCGCCTGGACGGGGTAGCAGACGCCGCCGTGATCGGGGTCCCCGACGAACGACTCGGCGAGGTGGGCCGCGCCTTCGTGGTGCTGCTGCCCGGCGCGACCCTCGACGAGCAGTCGGTGATCGCCTACACCCGTGAACATCTGGCGAACTTCAAGGCACCGCGCTCGGTGCGGTTCGTCGACGAGTTGCCGCGCAATGCGGGCGGCAAGGTGCTCAAACCACAATTGCGAGAGTTGGCCTGA